The window aaaaaaaaatttgatgagaacaatgaagcgtaaatgtaaacaacaatcaacggttaaattttgatttatgatttatatgattatattggcgaatttcgaagttaagctcttcatgaaagttataaagtttgtcattacgaacatttatatattttttctatatacttatttagtattatgtttttcatttgattatttattggtttaaaatatattttccttaactgGTAACTGgtcaggtcatattacctgGTAATATTATCGGGTCAGATCGTTTTATCTGTTTAATTTAACggatgttacacgacacgatccGTTAAGATATCAGATATAACATAAAAAACACAACACGAATATCAAGTCTGACTCTTTGCACTATTGTGTGAGTCCGAATTGCGTCAACTTCCTAATTTAACATCAAAGTTTCCAACAACCATTCTTCCAAATTGGTGAACCCGTCCCATATTCAAACTCCAAAGTCCAAAGTGTCCAAAAAAATCAAGTTAgttgaaaaatataatttcttttaTATAAGGTAGATAGCCCATGAGGTTCATTTACTCTGGCCAGTTTTGACGCGACTGGTTTAATCGGACGTGGTAGGTTTCAGaccgttcaaaacatctcttgCCGTTCCACCCCTCAACCCCATCGACGTCACTcaaatcttcttctttttactttctcattttggACTTCCCAGAAAAAAATAGACCATATTAATGAGAGCCCATAATTCCAACAAAATAGAGGTGATGGCCAATTATTTTATTCATTCATCAGCTCCATACTCTCTGTAAACATCTCCTCCacactctccatctctctctgaCTGTTAGTCTTCCAATTCATCCATCGCTTGGGGACTGTCATTGGGTTAATTTGCAGGTAACTCCAGTATatgagtctctctctctctctctctctctctctctctctctctctctctctccaactcTCTCCGACTGTTAGTCTTCCAACTCATCCATCGCTTGGGGAGTGTCATTGGGTTAATTTGCAAGCAACTCCAGTATGTTagtctctctcgctctctctctctgttttacCATGCTGCAAAGTTTTTGGGTATGATTTTCTAAACATAATTGGTTGGTTGGATAATATAGATTGGATACCAGGAATATGAAATGATTCATAACTATCGGATGATGAGTGGTTGTTGTCGTATTAAGCTACTGATAAGTTAGCGCTTTAGTTTTTCTATACGTATGTCTGTATAGATATATAGTTGGTTTTCTGTCGATCTGCATTTTGTAAGAGTTGAACAGAGCTCGACGTAAAACCCGAGTTCTGGGCGGATGTCTAGTTATTTTAGCAACTGCTCAGTATGGTGATTAAGTTACTTCTTACTATTTGTAACTAGTCGATTAATTACAAGAATACGTTCACTAACTTGAGGAACATTGCTGTGAATGAAGGACTTAGGTGGGTAGGAGTTAGGTGGGTTCAAACTTGATAAGCAATGTGCGGCTGTCGTTTCTGTTGACTAGTTGTTACGTGGCATATCTAGCTTCACGATAATTTGCATTTAACTGATCATTGTACCcctatctctctctatctctctccatctctctaaCTGATATAGCTCATCATCATTTAGCtttgcatttgtttttttattgttggTCATCAATCCTATTTTCCGATTCTGATAGGAACAGTTGCCAAGTGAATTCAAGTTCGTATCCGCAATGGCGCGAAAAGAAGTATACCCAATGTCTTTCAATAAAGTATTAGACATTTCACTTACTAATGagtaaatatattaatataATTCTCCTATTTCATAAAATGTGGGAACGCAAACCTTAGTTTAGTCAAGTTAATTAAAGTAGTGTACTTCACCCTCTACGTCACAAAACATGCATGAAGTATTTGCAGCTAACTGAAGACTTGATGCAAAATCGAGGGAactgacgttctaggattcatacagccgatCTCATTCAATGAGAtaatgttttgttgttgttgttgtatttatcattttgtacggtaaaaaaaatgaaatcatgTGGGCCGTTAAGCTCAACATGTCAGTTAACCTCATTTGATACTAAAACGGTAGTTGAGATTTCACTCTAAAACTAATACGCAGTAAATGAGTAGTCCAACTCCTTATAAGACCTTTAAATGTTTGTAATTCCCCGATGTGGAATTGACACTCTCACCGTTGTTAACCGGCTGTGAGCCTTCAAATTTGGAGACCTGAATTTTACAGACTAGAAACCCAGTCTCCAAAATTTTCTCCTTGTAGTGCAAGAATGAATTAAAACAATTTCCATGAGAATAATATCCAATCTTTTTTCTGAAGGCAGTTGTATTTATATTTGGCACTTGCCTTGCAGATCAAGTAACTAGACTCACTTGATCACATCACATGGGAGAAGACATTAAAAGGAGTCTCTTGGTAAAAGAGACAAGTGCCGGGGAAGAAGAGACTAGAGTTATTGATGGCGAAGAGGAATTGTCACTGAAAAGAAGGGTATGGATTGAAATCAAGAAGATGTGGCTGGTGGCTGGCCCTGCTATATTCACCAGAGTTGCGTCATTCGGAACAAATGTCGTCAGTCAAGCGTTTATCGGTCACATTGGCTCTCTGGAGTTAGCGGCTTTTTCACTCGTGTTCACAGTACTTGTCAGGTTCGGAAACGGCATCTTGGTATGTTTATTTTGGCTCCCTttactatttcttttatttgatCTTGTTTTTCACATGTTCTTGGGGACAAATTGCAATCGGCATACCACTCTCAATTTCTTTTCGCAGTTTTTGAACTCCACAGTGAATTAATTTGAAAGAAGTTGCATTTAAAGCAGATATAGTTTTGTTTAGTGCTAAAATCTTCAATTTATAGCAGATAAAGTTTTTAAGTTCGTGCTTGTCTCAAAGACTAGTTCAAGATCGTGTTCACTTACTGTTTTTAGTTCTGTTGTTAATGTActtcaaatgaatgaattcatAATAATGGCTTCGAAGATCGGCGATTGAGTGTTCGTCAAGTTTTCTTTACTTTATAACTTGCATTTGCATATGATCTATGTACCCCAACTTGTAGCTGAAAAATGTATTACCCCAACTACATTCTGGTTTGTCATCTGTTTTCCAAATTTTAGAGGCAAATGTGAAATAAGCGTTATTTTCTAATGGCTACTGTACCAATTAGTTCACGAAGTTATCTGCTCTACGAAAACTTAACCATAACAGCTAGGCTTTTCCGTGTGATCTGACTGATCGATGTTTCTGAATCTGTTACTCTACAGCTTGGCATGGCAAGTGCGCTGGAAACTCTCTGTGGTCAATCGCATGGTGCAAAACAGTACAACATGCTCGGGATACATCTTCAGAGGTCATGGATAGTACTGTGTGTAGGCACATTATTCCTTATTCCTCTTTTCGTCTTTACAACCCCCATTTTTGAGGCTTTGGGCCAAGCAGACAATATTTCAGAAGTTGCAGGATATATTTCTCTATGGGTAATCCCTGTGCTTTTTGCCTTTGTTGTATCATTTACCTGCCAAATGTACTTACAAGCGCAAAGCAAAAATATGATCGTTGCATATGTGTCAGCGGTTTCAATTGGAATCCACATCTTTCTTTGCTGGCTTTTGAGTGTGAAATTTAAGTTTGGGGTTCCCGGTGTGTTGGTGTCGACGATTATATCATATTGGTTACCCAACGTGGGTCAGCTTTTGTTTATTCTGTGTGGTGGATGCCCCGAAACATGGACAGGCTTCTCAATGTTAGCTTTTACTGATCTCTGGGATGTCGTCAAGCTTTCTCTGTCATCCGGCGTTATGCTTTGGTAAGAATTTCTATTTGTTTCGGCTTTTATTTTGTCCCTTATTCCATAGGTTTCTTTAAGTGCGCACGTATAAGTTGttataaatttattgatttCGGTCATTGATAGTATCTGCATGGAGGCCTTATGAACTAGGTGCTTTCACATAGACACAAATCACATAACTGTTATTCATTTACAGTCTTGAGCTTTGGTACAACACAATCTTGGTCCTTTTAACGGGAAACATGGAAAACGCTGAAGTTTCTATCGATGCCCTATCTATTTGGTAAGTTTTAGAGCCTTCCTCTTCCTTGTGATCCTAATCTCTGATCATCCAACTGTTTTCAATGCTAAATTTTCCGACATAATTGCAGCCTCAACATCGTGGGGTGGGAAATGATGATATCTCTCGGTTTCCTGGCTACAGCAAGGTACTTATTCTCGTTCTTCAGAAAATTGTTCTCTGCGAACACGATGAAAATTATATAAGATCTTCATCGGAGCAATGCCTCACTTTTGAATATACGCTTTGTTTTCTTTGACATATTCTTAGAACTTCATATGTTTTTATGTAATGTACTGTTGTACTGAAGTGTGCTTGATATCTTTCACTAGTGTACGAGTGTCGAACGAGCTTGGAGGAGGTAGCTCAAAGGCGGCAAAGTTCGCGATTGTAGTTATTGTGTCGGTATCACTCTCCATTGGATTGGTGCTTTTCGTGCTTTTCTTATTCTTGAGGAAAAAACTTGCATACGTTTTCACCAACGATGAGGCTGTAGCTGACATGGTTGCTGAATTGTCTCCTTTGTTGGCCTTCTCCATACTGTTGAACAGCGTTCAACCCGTGCTCTCCGGTACTGTTTCCATTTCTCTAAAATACGTAATCGTATTATTTCGCCTAGATTAGGTAGGTCgataccatgaagaaaacaATTTCCTTCTGTGTCTTCAAGTACCAGTTGATTAGTTAACTTAGTACATTGCAATTATCATGAACATTTCTTGTTTCCGAAGGAACGTATTATAAATCTTGAAGAGTTCATAACGTAACGAATCTTTCATCGACAGGAGTTGCTCTGGGAGCTGGATGGCAGAAATATGTAGCATATGTGAACCTAGGCTGCTATTACGTTATAGGGATCCCTGTTGGAGTTGTGCTTGGTTGGCCTCTAAAAATGCAAGTCAAAGTAAGCTACTCTCTATCTTCTTCTCACTCAGTCTAATTTTTGTTAGGGTTTGGGGTCCCCGATACTGGGTTTTGAGACTGGAGTCCGATGCATGTTCTGTGACGTTGAAATGGTTATCGAACGAGCCCCCTACCAAATCACTTCAATATTCGTGTTTTCTCTTCGATTTGCTCTTTGCAATAACTCATTTTATCAATCCTCTTCTGCAGGGTGTTTGGATTGGAATGTTGTTTGGAACATTAGTCCAAACTATTGTGCTAATGATACTCACCTACAAGACTGATTGGGATAAACAGGTAGAATTaatatttgattgttttctATGCATCCTTCACTAAAATTAACATGACATACTGAAAGAACCTTTCTTCAGAACCAAGAAACTAAGACACGTATCAACATCTACAGGTAGATATAGCTCGTAACCGCGTTAGCAGGTGGGGTCGAACAAATAACGAAGAGTCGAACCCCGACACATGAAGAAATGTCTGATTTTTATCGTCCTTCAGTTGTTCTAGTCCCACCACGAGAAAGACGCACAGAAGTAACACTTCGTGCGAGCAGAGGATCTTTTGAGGGTTAATTGTGTTTTCCATTTTGCCcttcatttttatttgattcaaaTGACTTTCGTTATGAAATTGAGGGACATTAGAGCATTCTCAACAAAGTGGAGTCAAGGACTCTAGATACCGCTAAGCCAAATAGTCATTTGCATTTTTCAGCGGTAAATAAAGTGACCATTGGCGGTTTTTTGTCGACAAACAATAGGATAATTACACTAAATTTTTCTTTGATTCAAACAAGTTTCATTTATGAGAGCATTCTTAACAAAGTAGAGTCATGGACTCTAGGTACCGCTAAGCCAAATAGTCATTGGCCCTTTTTTGGGTGGTAAACAAAATGGCTGTTGGCATTTTTGTGTCGACAAGCAATAGGATAATTAcactaaatttatttaaaaagcgGGAAGCAGCACAGCTGAACAATAAAATCCGACATAGGTGAGGCGTAGAAAGAAACACATGAAACTTGGACCAAAACACAGAGGTATAATCCTCCCAGATGGCTCGCAGCTCCATCATAGCTAAAAATGGCTTCCAAAAGAAAGGGGGAGAAAAAAAATGGCCCATCCTCCGACCCCGTTGTGCCGGAGGACAGGGTAAACCATCACGAGACAAGACTTTAACCGAACAGGGCGGGGAACCTGAAATTTACCGACCCCTTCATCAATGAGAAGGGAAATATTAATATGTCATAACCTTGATGATGATATGGCACTTGGCCGAAAGAAAATTGCATATGTAACTTCTCAGATAGAATTACAGATGGTGAGAGCACTAAAGTTAGAAGTTTACAAAAGAGAGGGATCATCTACTCAACAGATTGTATGCTGGTAAATCCTTTACACTGGAGACATCCTCGAGTGCAAGCTCGCGTTCCAACTGACTTGTTGTAGACTTCATAACATCctggaaaaaattaaaaacagaatCAGAATAAGAAGAATACAGTGCTTTGCATCTTAAATTCGTGAGCGGAGTGACAATGATTTACGTTGAAGTCCATATAAGAAGCACGCTTTGCGAGCCATTGAGCATCCATCATCTGGAAGGCTACACAATAAAGGTTGTCAAATGCCATCTCATCTTCTTCAAGCAGTTCGAGAAAACGGATTCCAGCCAAAGTAGTTGGCTTTGCTGCAAGAAAATACATccgattatttatttataaacacAGCATCAGCGTTCAGAATTTGAGGGAGGAAACAAAGAACTCTTCAGATAAACATGCTAAGCTGATGCATTCTTGTCAAATGGTTAAGATCGTCCATCCTCTCGCTTAAAAATTTAACGGTACCTGATTGAAGATCCAACATTTGTGCCAAGACAAAAGAAATATTGATGCCAGCTACAGCAAAGGGATATTCCCAGTCAGCTCTAGTTCCATCTTGTTTGTGCAACAATCTCTGGAATGATTCCTGTAAGATGATCAAATCAGAAACTCATCAACCCTTTCATGACTTCTGCAGAAACATGGAACAAAatgaaaacttaattaaaatagAAAGTCTTGCACGCTACATTCAAAAGAAAGCAATATTTTGACACCCATACACATTAAAGCATTGAAAGGACAATCTTTCTATGCACATGCATCATGTATGCAATAACCTACAAGTTTTGAACATACGAGAGAAATGTAAGACAGAATGTCTTGCATGCATGATGCTGGGAAACAAAGAAGATAGACAGACAGACTAAGAAAGTAAATCTGAAGGGAGTGGTATTATTCTAGTTATAAGTTATAACAATAAGAAAAATGCATCTCCTTTGAGCACTTAACCCAACAATCCCAGCATCaaaaaccaaaagcattcctCTCATGTAAGTAATAGAATGACCTCAAACCCTTCTTTTCTTTGAAGCGAAGATGATGAAGGGTAGTAATtcaccaaaatataaaaaagggcAAGACTTCCAGTTTATCAAAGGGCTGGCATCCAAAATAGCACCAATATCTGCATTGATAACACCGCTACAAATGTGGGACACTGAAACTCTACCCCCGCTATAATATTTGTCGATATTTTATAACTTTGAGCACTGAATCTACTGATATCTCAGACAAGGCCGATATTTTCATCCTTATCACAGAGGCTTTCTCTAAAAGTCAaagcaaacaacaacaacaacaacaacaacaacaaagccttttcccactaagtggggtcggctatatgaatcctggaacgccattgcgctcggttttgtgtcatgtcatccgttagatccaagtactcaagtcttttcttagggtctcttccaaagttttcctaggtcttcctctaccccttcggccctgaacctctgtcctgtagtcacattttcgaaccggagcgtcagtaggccttctttgcacatgtccaaaccaccggaaccgattttctctcatatttccttcaattttggctactcctactttacctcggataacctcattcccaatcttatcctttctcgtgtgcccatacatcccacgaagcatcctcatctccgctacacccattttgtgtacgttgatgcttcactgcccaacattctgtgccatacaacatcgctggccttattgccgtcctataaaattttcccttgagcttcagtggcctacgacggtcacacaacacgccggatgcactcttacacttcatccatccagcttgtattctatggttgagatctccatctaattctccgttctcttgcaagatagatcctaggtagcgaaaacggtcactttttgtgatcttcgctagattgctccggtcattagtgtggataagtatataaatggatagagataggaaagcaaacacaagatgtacgtggttcacccagattggctacgtccacggaatagaggagttctcattaattgtgaagggtttacacaaaagcaaacacaagatgtacgtggttcacccagattggctacgtccacggaatagaggagttctcattaattgtgaagggtttacacaagtacataggttcaagctctcctttagtgagtacaagtgaatgatttagtacaaatgacattaggaaatattgtgggagaatgatctcgtagccacgaaacttctaagtaccggagtgtggtatcgtcttgacttgccttatctgtctcataggtagatgtgacatcttctctggaagtactcttcctccatccaggggtggtatctgtaactggtggagatgcacaaggtaatgtatcaatttcacttgaagcttacttgtagtttcatgcttggtcaagcgcgatacaaaccatgtagtaggagtcccccaagtcgccgagctaggggatctgctgaaagaggtgacagacaaggtaagcaatcagagctccggctgattgttcacattctccctatcttgcaggcagcatgaaagataaagagaagaaaaatgaggagagatgatatgggatacttttgcttttgaagaagtaactttccacaggcttattcttgaactgggctggagggttttctggtttcctccagagtataaggccgactgaagaatttgagggtcaaaacaagtccatcaaatctagagtacgttcgaccctgctgatatgggatacttttgcttttgacagagtagtggatgtatcggcacgtgtgctgttacgcttgtctccacatgcttccttgtatccttctcacttgccctatttgttcctcaggcagatgcggtatcttccctggaagcataagatgttgaagatgagtactcgagagcaatgccaggtaagtaatcaggtaaggggttccaggcagtcagttcctggctggaagcttgattccaagtgctgactgattgctctctttctccttgtcttgcaggtaagaacaaggccaaaggaaaagacagggaaaaagcatgatatgggatactcttgcttttaaccctgatgatatgagatattcttgctctagtatagcttgtttacagaggtattatcggggggaaagaaagctgaatatttcgaaaggcttcgttgggagtgccctctcagataagagaaagggttgagcatttttgcaggtctgcctgtccgttagggatggaggtcgacatatataggagtctccctaacatcaagtaataatgttattcctttaccctgcttggttatagcacggtagtgggagctgccagcttcacatgttttaactctgtcagagcactttgaaaaagtggtctgtggtatctggaaagctgatgttgcgtgtgaagattacagacaagctttatccaaggagatccagctcttgaagttgggaaagtggtgcctcttcgattttcgaacaagcaatcctgtcggggatctggctctcgagattcggagaacgatgcctcttcgatttttgagaaagcaatcctgctgggggtctggctctcgagattcggagagcggtctcttcgatttttgagaaagtaatcatgttgggagtttggctctcgagattcggagggcggtgcctcttcgattttggagcaagcaatcttgttgggagtgttttctcgaatgtgagtaaaggttggacgtgtttgctagtctaccttgccacgaagcacagaggttgacacacagggactttccaattatccagcagtggtactgttcctttaccctctcttcgatttttgagaaagtaatcatgttgggagtctggctctcgagattcggagggcggtgcctcttcgattttggagcaagcaatcttgttgggagtgttttctcgaatgtgagtaaaggttgggcctgtttgctagtctaccttgccacgaagcacaaaggttgacacacagggacttttcaattatccagcagtggtactgttcctttaccctctcttcgatttttgagaaagtaatcatgttgggagtctggctctcgagattcggagggcggtgcctcttcgattttggagcaagcaatcttgttgggagtgttttctcgaatgtgagtacaggttgggcatgtttgctagtctaccttgccatgaagcacagaggttgacacaccgggactttccaattatccagcagtggtactgttcctttacccttgtgggtaataatatggtagctagaccttcaaaatttatgtgtttaaactttgttagtgttgtttctttgcaattcttttacccttcttggtcagagcgatgtagtgggagctgcaagcttcacgtgtctcaactttgtcagagaactttggcaaagttatctgtggtacccatgagctactgttgcgtgtgggaagtgggtgattgaacagtacgattcatgtgctttctacttcgttagaaatcttcgacagaatgcccataatttccgcaaagctgagtg is drawn from Malus domestica chromosome 14, GDT2T_hap1 and contains these coding sequences:
- the LOC103453920 gene encoding protein DETOXIFICATION 21-like, producing MGEDIKRSLLVKETSAGEEETRVIDGEEELSLKRRVWIEIKKMWLVAGPAIFTRVASFGTNVVSQAFIGHIGSLELAAFSLVFTVLVRFGNGILLGMASALETLCGQSHGAKQYNMLGIHLQRSWIVLCVGTLFLIPLFVFTTPIFEALGQADNISEVAGYISLWVIPVLFAFVVSFTCQMYLQAQSKNMIVAYVSAVSIGIHIFLCWLLSVKFKFGVPGVLVSTIISYWLPNVGQLLFILCGGCPETWTGFSMLAFTDLWDVVKLSLSSGVMLCLELWYNTILVLLTGNMENAEVSIDALSICLNIVGWEMMISLGFLATASVRVSNELGGGSSKAAKFAIVVIVSVSLSIGLVLFVLFLFLRKKLAYVFTNDEAVADMVAELSPLLAFSILLNSVQPVLSGVALGAGWQKYVAYVNLGCYYVIGIPVGVVLGWPLKMQVKGVWIGMLFGTLVQTIVLMILTYKTDWDKQVDIARNRVSRWGRTNNEESNPDT